A window of the Tachysurus fulvidraco isolate hzauxx_2018 chromosome 6, HZAU_PFXX_2.0, whole genome shotgun sequence genome harbors these coding sequences:
- the asb1 gene encoding ankyrin repeat and SOCS box protein 1, translating to MADGVNVVEGDVDDDEPSTRSCPVITVSDLPSSTTAGRNLKEWLQEQFCDKPLEQCEDMRLHNAAYVGDLDTIKSLLQEDGFKQRINEKSVWCCGWLPCTPLRIAATAGHGDCVDFLISHGAEVDLVDVKGQTALYVAVVNGHLDCVRILLEAGADPNGSRHHRSTPLYHAARVGRVDILQELIRFKADVDVDHQLGPRPLFSARTLSTLVVCPLYISAAYHHLHCFRLLLEAGANPDYNYTGPVSREALNRGLASCLLDAVLRHGCEPNFVRLLLDHGADPLLVPWEEPDPDAMGRVRVNPEALNIYQEARKCPHRLTHLCRIAIRKVMGKHRLRHISSLPLPDSIKNFLLHRDFCSLS from the exons GCCGTAATCTGAAAGAATGGCTTCAGGAGCAGTTCTGCGACAAACCTCTAGAGCAGTGTGAGGACATGCGTCTGCATAACGCCGCCTATGTGGGAGACTTGGACACCATCAAGAGCTTGTTGCAGGAAGACGGCTTTAAACA ACGGATCAATGAGAAATCTGTGTGGTGCTGTGGCTGGCTGCCTTGTACGCCTCTGCGTATAGCTGCTACTGCTGGCCATGGCGACTGCGTGGACTTTCTCATCAGCCATGGGGCCGAGGTGGACCTGGTGGATGTCAAGGGTCAGACAGCTCTGTATGTGGCCGTGGTTAACGGACACCTGGACTGCGTTCGCATCTTGCTGGAGGCCGGGGCAGACCCAAACGGCAGCAGACACCACCGCAGCACACCTTTATACCATGCAGCCCGGGTGGGCAGGGTGGACATTCTACAAGAACTGATCAG GTTCAAAGCTGATGTAGATGTGGATCACCAGCTGGGACCGAGGCCTCTGTTTAGTGCTCGCACCCTTTCCACATTGGTGGTGTGTCCTCTATACATCAGCGCTGCCTACCATCATTTACACTGCTTCAGGCTGCTCCTTGAGGCTGGAGCCAACCCCGACTACAACTACACCGGCCCCGTTAGCCGTGAAGCACTGAACAGAGGTCTGGCCTCCTGCCTGCTGGACGCCGTGCTTAGACATGGATGTGAGCCGAATTTTGTCAGACTGCTGTTGGACCACGGTGCTGATCCACTACTCGTGCCATGGGAGGAACCTGATCCTGATGCTATGGGAAGAGTGCGTGTCAACCCTGAGGCCTTAAACATCTATCAGGAGGCCAGGA AATGTCCGCACAGGTTGACTCATTTGTGTCGTATAGCCATTCGGAAGGTGATGGGCAAACACCGCTTGAGGCACATCTCTAGCCTTCCTTTGCCTGATTCCATCAAGAATTTTCTGCTTCATAGAGACTTCTGTTCCCTTTCCTGA